A genome region from Festucalex cinctus isolate MCC-2025b chromosome 17, RoL_Fcin_1.0, whole genome shotgun sequence includes the following:
- the adprm gene encoding manganese-dependent ADP-ribose/CDP-alcohol diphosphatase has product MDDGCHCQRAPLFTFGVIADVQYADMDDGLNFSQTRRRYYRNSLGLLRKARESWSHSAARPKFIIQLGDIIDGFNKVRGASSRALEKVLEEFSLSLIDVHHVWGNHEFYNFSRSELLSSKLNSSALADTSLSGTRAGGEIYAYSFSPFRGFTFIVLDAYDVSLLGVDEDSQQYRSALHWIKQHNSNEDLNTPPGFRDDLEQRFSKFNGAFSKTQLDWLDSVLSLADKNRDKVTIVSHLPVHPFSTAPMCLAWNFDELLSTMQSHSSVVCFIAGHDHDGGYFLDKSTGIHHVTLEAVIETPPDSNAFGTVQVFEDGMVLKGVGRISDVDISFPPTCL; this is encoded by the exons ATGGACGACGGTTGTCACTGTCAGCGAGCGCCACTGTTTACATTCGGCGTGATCGCTGACGTGCAGTACGCCGACATGGACGACGGGCTCAATTTCAGCCAGACAAGAAGGCGATACTACCGAAATAGTCTTGGGCTGCTCAGAAAGGCCCGGGAAAGCTGGTCCCACTCGGCCGCCCGTCCAAAGTTCATCATTCAGCTGGGAGACATCATCGACGGGTTTAACAAGGTTCGCGGCGCCTCAAGCCGAGCACTGGAGAAGGTCTTGGAAGAGTTCAGCCTCAGTCTCATTGATGTGCACCATGTGTGGGGCAACCACGAGTTCTACAACTTCAGTCGAAGCGAGCTGTTGTCTTCCAAGCTGAACAGCTCCGCCCTTGCCGACACGAGCCTCAGTGGAACCCGGGCCGGTGGCGAGATCTACGCCTACAGCTTCAGTCCCTTCCGCGGCTTCACGTTTATCGTGTTGGACGCTTATGACGTGAGCTTGCTTGGTGTCGATGAGGACAGTCAGCAGTACCGCAGCGCTTTACATTGGATAAAACAACACAACAGCAACGAGGATCTCAATACTCCCCCGG GGTTCCGTGATGACCTTGAGCAGAGGTTCTCCAAGTTCAATGGCGCTTTCAGCAAGACCCAGCTGGACTGGCTCGATTCTGTTCTGTCCTTGGCCGACAAGAATCGGGACAAAGTCACCATTGTCA GTCACCTCCCAGTCCATCCGTTCTCCACAGCCCCCATGTGCCTGGCCTGGAACTTCGACGAGCTCCTATCCACTATGCAGTCCCACAGTAGTGTGGTGTGTTTCATAGCCGGACACGATCACGATGGTGGCTACTTCTTGGATAAAAGCACAGGAATCCACCATGTTACGCTGGAGGCGGTCATCGAGACGCCACCGGACAGCAACGCGTTTGGGACTGTCCAAGTGTTCGAAGACGGGATGGTCTTGAAGGGGGTTGGGAGGATTTCAGATGTTGATATTTCCTTCCCCCCCACCTGTCTTTGA
- the map2k4b gene encoding dual specificity mitogen-activated protein kinase kinase 4b isoform X3 has product MATPSPDSNSSSSSIVGSASHQFHQQTQSSSMQGKRKALKLNFASPPVKPSSRLPLNPTPPSFQNPHIERLRTHSIESSGKLKISPEQHCDFTAEDLRDLGEIGRGAYGSVNKMVHKPSGQIMAVKRIRSTVDEKEQKQLLMDLDVVMRSSDCPYIVQFYGALFREGDCWICMELMSTSLDKFYKYVYCAFDDVIPEEILGKITLATVKALNHLKENLKIIHRDIKPSNILMDRKGNIKLCDFGISGQLVDSIAKTRDAGCRPYMAPERIDPSASRQGYDVRSDVWSLGITLYELATGRFPYPKWNSVFDQLTQVVKGEPPQLSNSEERQFSPKFINFVNLCLTKDESKRPKYRELLKHPFILMYEERFVDVATYVCRILDQIPASPVSPMYVD; this is encoded by the exons ATGGCGACTCCCAGTCCTGACAGCAACTCCTCTAGCTCCAGCATTGTAGGATCCGCGTCGCACCAATTCCACCAGCAGACACAGAGTAGCAGTATGCAAG GTAAACGGAAAGCGCTGAAGCTGAATTTCGCCAGCCCTCCGGTCAAGCCATCGTCCCGCCTGCCGCTCAATCCGACGCCGCCTTCCTTCCAGAACCCACACAT AGAGCGGCTGAGAACGCACAGCATCGAATCGTCCGGGAAGCTGAAAATTTCTCCTGAGCAGCACTGCGACTTCACGGCCGAGGATCTGAGAGACCTCGGGGAGATCGGCCGCGGGGCGTACGGCTCCGTCAATAAGATGGTCCACAAACCCAGCGGCCAGATTATGGCAGTCAAG AGGATTCGTTCCACCGTGGACGAGAAGGAGCAGAAGCAGCTGTTGATGGATCTGGACGTGGTGATGCGGAGCAGCGACTGTCCTTACATCGTTCAGTTCTACGGGGCTCTCTTCAGAGAG GGAGACTGTTGGATTTGTATGGAGCTTATGTCTACCTCATTAGACAAattttataaatatgtatattgtGCATTCGATGATGTCATTCCAGAGGAAATATTAGGCAAAATCACATTAGCG accgtgaaagcgctCAACCACTTAAAGGAAAACTTGAAAATCATTCATAGAG ACATCAAACCTTCCAACATTCTTATGGACCGAAAGGGTAACATCAAGCTGTGCGATTTCGGGATCAGCGGCCAGCTGGTGGACTCCATAGCCAAGACCAGAGATGCTGGCTGCAGACCCTACATGGCA CCTGAACGAATAGACCCCAGTGCCTCCAGACAAGGTTACGATGTCCGTTCTGACGTGTGGAGCTTGGGAATCACCTTG TACGAGCTGGCCACCGGAAGGTTTCCGTACCCCAAGTGGAACAGCGTTTTTGACCAGCTGACGCAAGTGGTGAAAGGGGAGCCTCCGCAGCTCAGTAATTCTGAGGAGAGGCAGTTCTCCCCCAAGTTCATCAATTTTGTTAACTTATG CCTTACAAAGGACGAATCTAAAAGGCCAAAGTACAGGGAGTTGCTG AAACATCCCTTCATCCTCATGTACGAAGAGCGTTTTGTTGACGTCGCCACCTACGTGTGCCGCATCCTGGATCAGATCCCCGCCTCGCCCGTCTCTCCCATGTACGTGGACTGA
- the map2k4b gene encoding dual specificity mitogen-activated protein kinase kinase 4b isoform X1, which yields MATPSPDSNSSSSSIVGSASHQFHQQTQSSSMQETNSCWRCQNETGFQINLSGVSQSKRKALKLNFASPPVKPSSRLPLNPTPPSFQNPHIERLRTHSIESSGKLKISPEQHCDFTAEDLRDLGEIGRGAYGSVNKMVHKPSGQIMAVKRIRSTVDEKEQKQLLMDLDVVMRSSDCPYIVQFYGALFREGDCWICMELMSTSLDKFYKYVYCAFDDVIPEEILGKITLATVKALNHLKENLKIIHRDIKPSNILMDRKGNIKLCDFGISGQLVDSIAKTRDAGCRPYMAPERIDPSASRQGYDVRSDVWSLGITLYELATGRFPYPKWNSVFDQLTQVVKGEPPQLSNSEERQFSPKFINFVNLCLTKDESKRPKYRELLKHPFILMYEERFVDVATYVCRILDQIPASPVSPMYVD from the exons ATGGCGACTCCCAGTCCTGACAGCAACTCCTCTAGCTCCAGCATTGTAGGATCCGCGTCGCACCAATTCCACCAGCAGACACAGAGTAGCAGTATGCAAG AAACCAACAGCTGCTGGAGATGTCAAAATGAAACAG GGTTTCAGATAAACCTCTCCGGAGTTTCCCAAA GTAAACGGAAAGCGCTGAAGCTGAATTTCGCCAGCCCTCCGGTCAAGCCATCGTCCCGCCTGCCGCTCAATCCGACGCCGCCTTCCTTCCAGAACCCACACAT AGAGCGGCTGAGAACGCACAGCATCGAATCGTCCGGGAAGCTGAAAATTTCTCCTGAGCAGCACTGCGACTTCACGGCCGAGGATCTGAGAGACCTCGGGGAGATCGGCCGCGGGGCGTACGGCTCCGTCAATAAGATGGTCCACAAACCCAGCGGCCAGATTATGGCAGTCAAG AGGATTCGTTCCACCGTGGACGAGAAGGAGCAGAAGCAGCTGTTGATGGATCTGGACGTGGTGATGCGGAGCAGCGACTGTCCTTACATCGTTCAGTTCTACGGGGCTCTCTTCAGAGAG GGAGACTGTTGGATTTGTATGGAGCTTATGTCTACCTCATTAGACAAattttataaatatgtatattgtGCATTCGATGATGTCATTCCAGAGGAAATATTAGGCAAAATCACATTAGCG accgtgaaagcgctCAACCACTTAAAGGAAAACTTGAAAATCATTCATAGAG ACATCAAACCTTCCAACATTCTTATGGACCGAAAGGGTAACATCAAGCTGTGCGATTTCGGGATCAGCGGCCAGCTGGTGGACTCCATAGCCAAGACCAGAGATGCTGGCTGCAGACCCTACATGGCA CCTGAACGAATAGACCCCAGTGCCTCCAGACAAGGTTACGATGTCCGTTCTGACGTGTGGAGCTTGGGAATCACCTTG TACGAGCTGGCCACCGGAAGGTTTCCGTACCCCAAGTGGAACAGCGTTTTTGACCAGCTGACGCAAGTGGTGAAAGGGGAGCCTCCGCAGCTCAGTAATTCTGAGGAGAGGCAGTTCTCCCCCAAGTTCATCAATTTTGTTAACTTATG CCTTACAAAGGACGAATCTAAAAGGCCAAAGTACAGGGAGTTGCTG AAACATCCCTTCATCCTCATGTACGAAGAGCGTTTTGTTGACGTCGCCACCTACGTGTGCCGCATCCTGGATCAGATCCCCGCCTCGCCCGTCTCTCCCATGTACGTGGACTGA
- the myocd gene encoding myocardin isoform X7: protein MASSSSSPAFAGTQQEGTARDPSDQSQDEGLSGVCNNHATPPIPVPAIVKSKTSDKNRHKKPKDVKPKVKKLKYHQYIPPDQKADKSPPPMDSAYARLLQQQQLFLQLQILSQQKRAHSQPQQHAHAAQMQGQAQQRQPAFSYQPHPQAQMHKESNEQLSVCTSSGPASTGDSNSSSPVKTAYPTQNNISPVKPGPLPANLDDLKVSELRQHLRIRGLPVSGTKTALIERLRPFKDSNSSSSPSASSDITTVTFPVTPTGSLSSYQSPSSSLSRGGYYPYPSTSSTPPISPASSEHSLSGSLPDSFSDVPMSSPPQFALRASPGQVGVDDGLGGAASRAGEAGGMDGVDAEKDKMLVEKQKVIEELTWKLHQEQRQVEELKIQLHKRKRCYGAAQGTITPSQAHNLSMHNLAPAMMGQHPYEVNIKQEPMSMSSSCPLSSSKHIKSSPGNCMEDMGQCNATLPNMGGDCGPHCMNSAPSSGSPATMTAFLSPRCSPQDSPIGKPSGSPQPSSPSNPYMLSPPLGRDGCAHLTSHCGTRGCMMQVPHKSASQPVNCSYPPDQRGLQGVYSNASDYSLNHNGSAKPGNPNLQPKMSFLPPPRHLGQKCRVSFNSSHSSDLSQLPCYEDAVMQQLTRSQQMDELLDVLIESGEMPANAREEKGRSSVTKVLPHIPVFPGYPSLLVPRLHRHYEHHSPSQLHYDHLETLLGPMSRGGEATSVKMATDDAQQEDEANRDGEGFAGPHNHQRHPHHPQQDKVGPSRDLLDTPLSPLNKVSAIPEVQGMVSMAFSETPWETMEWLDLTPPTSSAAFNVPTPVVPSIFNAEFLDVTDINLNSAMDLHLEHW from the exons GAGGGCACAGCCAGAGACCCGTCTGACCAAAGCCAGGATGAAGGACTGTCTGGTGTTTGCAACAACCACGCTACCCCCCCAATACCAGTTCCTGCTATTGTCAAG TCCAAGACATCTGACAAGAACCGCCATAAGAAGCCCAAAGACGTGAAGCCCAAAGTGAAAAAGCTCAAATACCACCAATATATCCCGCCGGACCAGAAGGCTGATAAGTCGCCCCCGCCTATGGACTCGGCCTACGCCCGACtcctccagcagcagcagctgttCCTGCAGCTGCAGATCCTCAGCCAGCAGAAGCGCGCTCATTCGCAGCCTCAGCAGCACGCGCACGCTGCGCAGATGCAGGGCCAGGCTCAGCAGCGACAGCCTGCCTTCAGTTATCAGCCGCACCCGCAGGCGCAGATGCACAA AGAGTCCAACGAGCAGCTGTCAGTTTGCACGTCCAGTGGTCCAGCCTCCACTGGAGACAGCAACTCTTCCTCACCAGTCAAGACCGCATATCCCACCCAAAACAACATCTCCCCAGTAAAACCCGGGCCCCTGCCGGCCAATCTGGATGACCTTAAA GTATCGGAGCTCCGGCAGCATCTTCGTATCCGTGGATTGCCCGTGTCAGGCACCAAGACGGCTCTCATCGAGCGCCTTCGGCCCTTCAAGGACTCCAATTCCAGCTCATCTCCATCAGCCTCCTCTGACATCACCACCGTGACCTTCCCCGTTACTCCCACAGGCTCGCTGTCTTCTTACCAGTCTCCATCCTCTTCCCTGTCTCGGGGAGGCTATTACCCTTACCCCAGTACCTCTTCCACCCCGCCCATCTCACCAGCGTCCTCTGAGCATTCCCTCAGTGGCTCGCTCCCAGACAGCTTCAGCGACGTGCCCATGTCCTCTCCGCCACAGTTTGCTCTGCGGGCATCGCCGGGCCAGGTGGGCGTGGACGATGGCCTGGGCGGGGCTGCGTCGCGAGCGGGAGAGGCTGGCGGAATGGACGGCGTGGATGCggaaaaagacaaaatgctggtggaaaaacaaaaggtgATTGAAGAGCTGACATGGAAGCTACACCAGGAACAGAGACAG GTCGAGGAACTAAAGATACAACTTCACAAGCGAAAGCGCTGCTATGGAGCAGCACAGGGCACCATCACTCCATCGCAGGCCCACAACCTGTCCATGCATAATCTCGCTCCAGCAATGATGGGCCAGCATCCCTACGAGGTGAACATCAAACAAGAGCCCATGTCCATGTCTTCAAGCTGCCCGCTGTCTTCTTCCAAACATATCAAGAGTTCCCCGGGGAACTGCATGGAGGACATGGGACAATGCAACGCCACGCTCCCCAATATGGGGGGCGACTGTGGGCCACATTGTATGAACTCGGCCCCTTCCTCGGGCAGTCCGGCCACCATGACTGCTTTCCTCAGTCCGCGGTGCTCCCCGCAAGACTCGCCCATCGGAAAGCCTTCCGGAAGCCCTCAGCCGTCGTCTCCAAGCAACCCTTACATGCTGTCACCTCCGCTTGGGAGGGACGGCTGCGCTCACCTCACGTCCCACTGCGGTACCAGAGGATGCATGATGCAG GTACCTCATAAGAGTGCTTCTCAGCCCGTCAACTGTTCTTATCCTCCAGACCAAAGAGGCCTTCAGGGAGTTTATTCCAATGCATCCGATTACAGCCTTAATCACAACGGCTCAGCCAAGCCTGGCAACCCAAATTTGCAACCAAAg ATGTCATTTTTGCCCCCTCCTCGTCACCTTGGCCAAAAGTGCCGAGTCTCCTTCAATAGTTCACATTCGTCTGACTTAAGCCAACTGCCATGCTATGAGGATGCAGTCATGCAG CAACTGACCAGAAGTCAGCAGATGGATGAACTTTTGGATGTTCTCATAGAAAGTGGAG AGATGCCAGCTAACGCCAGAGAAGAGAAGGGGAGGTCTTCTGTAACCAAAGTCTTGCCTCACATTCCTGTGTTCCCAGGGTACCCCAGCCTACTCGTCCCAAGGCTCCACCGCCACTACGAACACCATTCACCCTCACAGCTTCATTACGACCACCTGGAGACTCTGCTGGGCCCGATGAGCAGGGGAGGGGAGGCGACCTCTGTCAAGATGGCCACGGATGACGCCCAGCAAGAAGACGAAGCAAACCGAGACGGCGAAGGCTTCGCCGGCCCTCACAACCACCAGCGCCACCCTCACCATCCCCAACAGGACAAAGTCGGGCCCAGTAGAGATCTGCTGGACACGCCTCTTTCACCCCTCAACAAGGTGTCCGCTATCCCCGAGGTGCAGGGGATGGTCAGTATGGCTTTCAGCGAAACCCCGTGGGAGACGATGGAGTGGCTGGACCTGACGCCACCGACCTCAAGCGCCGCCTTCAATGTTCCAACGCCCGTCGTGCCCAGCATTTTCAACGCCGAGTTCTTGGATGTCACTGATATCAACTTGAACTCCGCTATGGACCTCCATCTGGAGCACTGGTGA
- the myocd gene encoding myocardin isoform X6, protein MPLNHGKFPKQEDSYAFEEDSGSESLSPEQHHSDESQGSACPSSEALGNMASSSSSPAFAGTQQEGTARDPSDQSQDEGLSGVCNNHATPPIPVPAIVKSKTSDKNRHKKPKDVKPKVKKLKYHQYIPPDQKADKSPPPMDSAYARLLQQQQLFLQLQILSQQKRAHSQPQQHAHAAQMQGQAQQRQPAFSYQPHPQAQMHKESNEQLSVCTSSGPASTGDSNSSSPVKTAYPTQNNISPVKPGPLPANLDDLKVSELRQHLRIRGLPVSGTKTALIERLRPFKDSNSSSSPSASSDITTVTFPVTPTGSLSSYQSPSSSLSRGGYYPYPSTSSTPPISPASSEHSLSGSLPDSFSDVPMSSPPQFALRASPGQVGVDDGLGGAASRAGEAGGMDGVDAEKDKMLVEKQKVIEELTWKLHQEQRQVEELKIQLHKRKRCYGAAQGTITPSQAHNLSMHNLAPAMMGQHPYEVNIKQEPMSMSSSCPLSSSKHIKSSPGNCMEDMGQCNATLPNMGGDCGPHCMNSAPSSGSPATMTAFLSPRCSPQDSPIGKPSGSPQPSSPSNPYMLSPPLGRDGCAHLTSHCGTRGCMMQVPHKSASQPVNCSYPPDQRGLQGVYSNASDYSLNHNGSAKPGNPNLQPKMSFLPPPRHLGQKCRVSFNSSHSSDLSQLPCYEDAVMQQLTRSQQMDELLDVLIESGEMPANAREEKGRSSVTKVLPHIPVFPGYPSLLVPRLHRHYEHHSPSQLHYDHLETLLGPMSRGGEATSVKMATDDAQQEDEANRDGEGFAGPHNHQRHPHHPQQDKVGPSRDLLDTPLSPLNKVSAIPEVQGMVSMAFSETPWETMEWLDLTPPTSSAAFNVPTPVVPSIFNAEFLDVTDINLNSAMDLHLEHW, encoded by the exons GAGGGCACAGCCAGAGACCCGTCTGACCAAAGCCAGGATGAAGGACTGTCTGGTGTTTGCAACAACCACGCTACCCCCCCAATACCAGTTCCTGCTATTGTCAAG TCCAAGACATCTGACAAGAACCGCCATAAGAAGCCCAAAGACGTGAAGCCCAAAGTGAAAAAGCTCAAATACCACCAATATATCCCGCCGGACCAGAAGGCTGATAAGTCGCCCCCGCCTATGGACTCGGCCTACGCCCGACtcctccagcagcagcagctgttCCTGCAGCTGCAGATCCTCAGCCAGCAGAAGCGCGCTCATTCGCAGCCTCAGCAGCACGCGCACGCTGCGCAGATGCAGGGCCAGGCTCAGCAGCGACAGCCTGCCTTCAGTTATCAGCCGCACCCGCAGGCGCAGATGCACAA AGAGTCCAACGAGCAGCTGTCAGTTTGCACGTCCAGTGGTCCAGCCTCCACTGGAGACAGCAACTCTTCCTCACCAGTCAAGACCGCATATCCCACCCAAAACAACATCTCCCCAGTAAAACCCGGGCCCCTGCCGGCCAATCTGGATGACCTTAAA GTATCGGAGCTCCGGCAGCATCTTCGTATCCGTGGATTGCCCGTGTCAGGCACCAAGACGGCTCTCATCGAGCGCCTTCGGCCCTTCAAGGACTCCAATTCCAGCTCATCTCCATCAGCCTCCTCTGACATCACCACCGTGACCTTCCCCGTTACTCCCACAGGCTCGCTGTCTTCTTACCAGTCTCCATCCTCTTCCCTGTCTCGGGGAGGCTATTACCCTTACCCCAGTACCTCTTCCACCCCGCCCATCTCACCAGCGTCCTCTGAGCATTCCCTCAGTGGCTCGCTCCCAGACAGCTTCAGCGACGTGCCCATGTCCTCTCCGCCACAGTTTGCTCTGCGGGCATCGCCGGGCCAGGTGGGCGTGGACGATGGCCTGGGCGGGGCTGCGTCGCGAGCGGGAGAGGCTGGCGGAATGGACGGCGTGGATGCggaaaaagacaaaatgctggtggaaaaacaaaaggtgATTGAAGAGCTGACATGGAAGCTACACCAGGAACAGAGACAG GTCGAGGAACTAAAGATACAACTTCACAAGCGAAAGCGCTGCTATGGAGCAGCACAGGGCACCATCACTCCATCGCAGGCCCACAACCTGTCCATGCATAATCTCGCTCCAGCAATGATGGGCCAGCATCCCTACGAGGTGAACATCAAACAAGAGCCCATGTCCATGTCTTCAAGCTGCCCGCTGTCTTCTTCCAAACATATCAAGAGTTCCCCGGGGAACTGCATGGAGGACATGGGACAATGCAACGCCACGCTCCCCAATATGGGGGGCGACTGTGGGCCACATTGTATGAACTCGGCCCCTTCCTCGGGCAGTCCGGCCACCATGACTGCTTTCCTCAGTCCGCGGTGCTCCCCGCAAGACTCGCCCATCGGAAAGCCTTCCGGAAGCCCTCAGCCGTCGTCTCCAAGCAACCCTTACATGCTGTCACCTCCGCTTGGGAGGGACGGCTGCGCTCACCTCACGTCCCACTGCGGTACCAGAGGATGCATGATGCAG GTACCTCATAAGAGTGCTTCTCAGCCCGTCAACTGTTCTTATCCTCCAGACCAAAGAGGCCTTCAGGGAGTTTATTCCAATGCATCCGATTACAGCCTTAATCACAACGGCTCAGCCAAGCCTGGCAACCCAAATTTGCAACCAAAg ATGTCATTTTTGCCCCCTCCTCGTCACCTTGGCCAAAAGTGCCGAGTCTCCTTCAATAGTTCACATTCGTCTGACTTAAGCCAACTGCCATGCTATGAGGATGCAGTCATGCAG CAACTGACCAGAAGTCAGCAGATGGATGAACTTTTGGATGTTCTCATAGAAAGTGGAG AGATGCCAGCTAACGCCAGAGAAGAGAAGGGGAGGTCTTCTGTAACCAAAGTCTTGCCTCACATTCCTGTGTTCCCAGGGTACCCCAGCCTACTCGTCCCAAGGCTCCACCGCCACTACGAACACCATTCACCCTCACAGCTTCATTACGACCACCTGGAGACTCTGCTGGGCCCGATGAGCAGGGGAGGGGAGGCGACCTCTGTCAAGATGGCCACGGATGACGCCCAGCAAGAAGACGAAGCAAACCGAGACGGCGAAGGCTTCGCCGGCCCTCACAACCACCAGCGCCACCCTCACCATCCCCAACAGGACAAAGTCGGGCCCAGTAGAGATCTGCTGGACACGCCTCTTTCACCCCTCAACAAGGTGTCCGCTATCCCCGAGGTGCAGGGGATGGTCAGTATGGCTTTCAGCGAAACCCCGTGGGAGACGATGGAGTGGCTGGACCTGACGCCACCGACCTCAAGCGCCGCCTTCAATGTTCCAACGCCCGTCGTGCCCAGCATTTTCAACGCCGAGTTCTTGGATGTCACTGATATCAACTTGAACTCCGCTATGGACCTCCATCTGGAGCACTGGTGA
- the map2k4b gene encoding dual specificity mitogen-activated protein kinase kinase 4b isoform X2, with amino-acid sequence MATPSPDSNSSSSSIVGSASHQFHQQTQSSSMQETNSCWRCQNETGKRKALKLNFASPPVKPSSRLPLNPTPPSFQNPHIERLRTHSIESSGKLKISPEQHCDFTAEDLRDLGEIGRGAYGSVNKMVHKPSGQIMAVKRIRSTVDEKEQKQLLMDLDVVMRSSDCPYIVQFYGALFREGDCWICMELMSTSLDKFYKYVYCAFDDVIPEEILGKITLATVKALNHLKENLKIIHRDIKPSNILMDRKGNIKLCDFGISGQLVDSIAKTRDAGCRPYMAPERIDPSASRQGYDVRSDVWSLGITLYELATGRFPYPKWNSVFDQLTQVVKGEPPQLSNSEERQFSPKFINFVNLCLTKDESKRPKYRELLKHPFILMYEERFVDVATYVCRILDQIPASPVSPMYVD; translated from the exons ATGGCGACTCCCAGTCCTGACAGCAACTCCTCTAGCTCCAGCATTGTAGGATCCGCGTCGCACCAATTCCACCAGCAGACACAGAGTAGCAGTATGCAAG AAACCAACAGCTGCTGGAGATGTCAAAATGAAACAG GTAAACGGAAAGCGCTGAAGCTGAATTTCGCCAGCCCTCCGGTCAAGCCATCGTCCCGCCTGCCGCTCAATCCGACGCCGCCTTCCTTCCAGAACCCACACAT AGAGCGGCTGAGAACGCACAGCATCGAATCGTCCGGGAAGCTGAAAATTTCTCCTGAGCAGCACTGCGACTTCACGGCCGAGGATCTGAGAGACCTCGGGGAGATCGGCCGCGGGGCGTACGGCTCCGTCAATAAGATGGTCCACAAACCCAGCGGCCAGATTATGGCAGTCAAG AGGATTCGTTCCACCGTGGACGAGAAGGAGCAGAAGCAGCTGTTGATGGATCTGGACGTGGTGATGCGGAGCAGCGACTGTCCTTACATCGTTCAGTTCTACGGGGCTCTCTTCAGAGAG GGAGACTGTTGGATTTGTATGGAGCTTATGTCTACCTCATTAGACAAattttataaatatgtatattgtGCATTCGATGATGTCATTCCAGAGGAAATATTAGGCAAAATCACATTAGCG accgtgaaagcgctCAACCACTTAAAGGAAAACTTGAAAATCATTCATAGAG ACATCAAACCTTCCAACATTCTTATGGACCGAAAGGGTAACATCAAGCTGTGCGATTTCGGGATCAGCGGCCAGCTGGTGGACTCCATAGCCAAGACCAGAGATGCTGGCTGCAGACCCTACATGGCA CCTGAACGAATAGACCCCAGTGCCTCCAGACAAGGTTACGATGTCCGTTCTGACGTGTGGAGCTTGGGAATCACCTTG TACGAGCTGGCCACCGGAAGGTTTCCGTACCCCAAGTGGAACAGCGTTTTTGACCAGCTGACGCAAGTGGTGAAAGGGGAGCCTCCGCAGCTCAGTAATTCTGAGGAGAGGCAGTTCTCCCCCAAGTTCATCAATTTTGTTAACTTATG CCTTACAAAGGACGAATCTAAAAGGCCAAAGTACAGGGAGTTGCTG AAACATCCCTTCATCCTCATGTACGAAGAGCGTTTTGTTGACGTCGCCACCTACGTGTGCCGCATCCTGGATCAGATCCCCGCCTCGCCCGTCTCTCCCATGTACGTGGACTGA